A region from the Vicia villosa cultivar HV-30 ecotype Madison, WI linkage group LG3, Vvil1.0, whole genome shotgun sequence genome encodes:
- the LOC131658288 gene encoding putative F-box/LRR-repeat protein 9 has translation MAPSVKKSKGESTRKPNWLELPIDLIKNILQRLDIVEILTIACYVCPLWWNICKDPLMWRIIHISNIELIPLNLCCLEKIIRRAVDLSCGHLEDIAIELFCTDDLLKYIAHRASNLRRLKIADCNKISTKGLIEFVKMFSLLEELHISFKHLSKNSIEVIGQFCPLLKSLNLVAPEYAHFDFNDEVFAIGKTMPGLRHLSFSRIVFMNDELFSILDGCPLVENLDLQYCHVRDLSPSMEKRCREQLKDFRLPKNNKFMKYGNYFDNDEDDFYYTSIEDYLDDDWEKDFKFAARMKLHQDFNHLGQYCVPDWAINLGLRHEDITNINLILLSL, from the exons ATGGCACCGTCGGTTAAGAAATCTAAAGGTGAGAGCACAAGAAAACCAAATTGGCTTGAACTTCCAATAGATTTGATCAAAAACATATTGCAAAGACTTGATATAGTTGAAATTTTAACAATTGCATGTTATGTTTGTCCTCTGTGGTGGAACATATGCAAGGATCCATTAATGTGGCGTATCATTCACATTAGTAATATCGAACTTATACCATTGAACTTGTGTTGTTTGGAGAAAATTATTCGTCGTGCTGTTGATCTAAGTTGCGGTCATCTCGAAGATATTGCTATTGAGTTATTTTGTACCGATGACCTCCTCAAATATATCGCTCATCG GGCAAGTAACCTAAGGCGATTAAAAATAGCAGACTGCAATAAAATTTCAACTAAAGGGTTGATTGAATTTGTGAAGATGTTTTCATTATTAGAGGAGCTTCACATTTCATTTAAGCATTTATCTAAGAACTCTATCGAAGTAATTGGTCAATTTTGTCCTCTTTTGAAGTCACTTAATCTTGTGGCGCCGGAATATGCTCACTTTGATTTTAATGATGAGGTATTTGCTATTGGAAAAACAATGCCTGGACTACGCCATCTTTCATTTTCTAGAATTGTGTTTATGAATGATGAGTTGTTTTCCATTCTTGATGGTTGCCCTCTTGTTGAAAATCTTGACTTGCAATATTGTCATGTTCGTGATTTGAGTCCAAGTATGGAAAAAAGGTGCCGTGAGCAACTCAAAGATTTTCGACttccaaaaaataataaatttatgaaatatgGTAATTATTTCGacaatgatgaagatgattttTATTATACGTCCATTGAAGATTATCTAGATGATGATTGGGAGAAAGATTTTAAATTTGCGGCTAGAATGAAGTTGCATCAAGATTTTAACCATCTAGGTCAGTATTGTGTTCCAGATTGGGCTATCAATTTGGGCTTACGACATGAGGATATTACAAATATCAATTTGATTCTACTTTCACTTTAA